The Tripterygium wilfordii isolate XIE 37 chromosome 17, ASM1340144v1, whole genome shotgun sequence genome has a window encoding:
- the LOC119982086 gene encoding probable LRR receptor-like serine/threonine-protein kinase RKF3, which translates to MSLLFLISTIFSLTLTSNSIAQQQNGTASCPLDFTVLNKFGVESSRSDVDLSMECNYIRQGLRLVQSHYLQLNGSFLPPLESAEACWIAYQSGVNRYLPNFDIRKSCGFQTSWISQGCMNIITKTQFVSLIPNATLDDVATNCNQSLENNSPCASCTTSLSRLQVYLTGPSVGNVSDCTAYPFIYAAAFANQFGPTDTGTAKCLFSLDLTSVNSGEKKKRNVVILVVLIGSGIGLLAIIVGAWFLCHRHERLKMKQREEELRRAETDLGSALESFDESTTLVKFTLEAVKKATRNFSRENLIGRGGYGNVYKGVLPDGSEVAFKRFKNFSAMGDANFAHEVEVIASVRHVNLVALRGYCIDTTSFQGHQRIIVCDLMKNGSLHDHLFGAAEMKLSWPIRQKIALGTARGLAYLHSGAQPGIIHRDIKGSNILLDERFEPKVADFGLAKFTPEGMTHLSTRVAGTMGYVAPEYALYGQLTERSDVYSFGVVFLELLSGKKALLMTNENQPSLVTDWAWSLVRKGRALDVIEEGMPELGTPEVLEKYVLVAVLCSHPQLYARPTMDQVVKMLETDISVPSIPERPIPIVSEMDDIERSVSTSGSGHIASYSGYQPFTFESDFPSGHKEDGEHLDSVRIE; encoded by the coding sequence ATGTCCCTTCTATTCTTAATCAGCACTATCTTCTCCCTAACCCTAACATCAAACTCTATCGCCCAACAGCAAAACGGCACCGCCTCATGCCCTCTGGATTTCACAGTACTGAACAAATTTGGGGTGGAATCGAGTAGGTCCGATGTAGATctctcaatggagtgcaactaCATCCGTCAGGGCCTCCGACTCGTCCAATCCCACTACCTCCAACTCAATGGCTCGTTCCTTCCGCCACTCGAGTCCGCCGAGGCGTGCTGGATCGCTTACCAGTCCGGCGTCAACCGATACCTTCCCAATTTCGATATCCGCAAGTCCTGCGGATTCCAGACCTCGTGGATTTCACAGGGATGCATGAACATCATTACTAAGACCCAATTCGTATCCCTAATCCCCAACGCCACGTTAGACGACGTGGCTACGAATTGTAACCAGTCGTTGGAGAACAACTCGCCGTGTGCGTCTTGTACCACGAGCTTGTCGAGGCTGCAGGTGTACTTGACGGGGCCTTCGGTGGGGAACGTGTCGGATTGCACGGCGTATCCGTTTATTTATGCGGCGGCGTTTGCTAATCAGTTTGGGCCAACTGACACCGGCACCGCGAAGTGTTTGTTCTCTTTAGATTTGACTTCGGTGAACTCCGGTGAGAAGAAGAAGCGAAATGTTGTtattttggttgttttgattGGGTCTGGAATTGGGTTGTTAGCGATTATTGTTGGAGCTTGGTTTTTATGCCATCGACATGAGAGATTGAAGATGAAGCAGAGGGAAGAGGAGCTTAGAAGAGCTGAGACGGATTTGGGTTCGGCGTTGGAATCATTTGATGAGAGTACTACTCTGGTTAAGTTCACACTTGAGGCGGTCAAAAAGGCAACAAGGAACTTCTCTCGTGAAAACCTAATCGGGAGAGGAGGTTACGGGAACGTGTACAAAGGTGTTTTACCAGATGGTTCTGAGGTTGCATTCAAGAGGTTTAAGAATTTCTCTGCAATGGGGGATGCAAACTTTGCACATGAAGTGGAGGTTATTGCAAGTGTGAGGCATGTGAATCTTGTTGCTTTGAGAGGGTATTGCATTGACACTACTTCTTTTCAGGGTCACCAGAGGATAATTGTGTGTGATTTGATGAAGAATGGGAGTCTCCATGACCATTTGTTTGGGGCCGCAGAGATGAAACTTAGTTGGCCAATTCGACAAAAGATTGCGCTGGGGACAGCTAGGGGATTGGCTTATTTGCATTCCGGTGCTCAACCAGGTATCATTCATAGGGATATTAAGGGCAGTAATATACTTCTGGATGAGAGGTTTGAGCCCAAGGTGGCAGATTTTGGGCTTGCCAAGTTTACGCCCGAGGGAATGACACATTTGAGCACCAGGGTTGCTGGGACAATGGGCTATGTTGCTCCTGAGTATGCATTGTATGGGCAATTAACAGAGAGAAGTGATGTATATAGCTTTGGTGTTGTGTTTCTCGAGCTTTTGAGTGGGAAGAAGGCACTCCTTATGACTAATGAGAACCAACCCTCTCTAGTAACTGATTGGGCATGGTCATTGGTGAGGAAAGGGAGAGCCTTGGATGTCATTGAAGAGGGTATGCCAGAGTTGGGCACACCAGAGGTCCTGGAGAAGTATGTACTGGTTGCTGTTCTTTGTTCTCATCCGCAGTTATATGCTAGGCCAACAATGGATCAGGTGGTGAAGATGTTGGAAACAGACATATCAGTTCCCTCAATCCCTGAAAGGCCAATTCCTATTGTATCTGAGATGGATGATATTGAGAGATCTGTGAGCACTAGCGGCTCTGGTCACATTGCGTCCTATTCTGGCTACCAGCCATTTACATTTGAGAGCGACTTTCCTTCTGGCCATAAGGAAGATGGGGAACATCTGGATTCTGTAAGGATAGAATAG
- the LOC119982088 gene encoding methyl-CpG-binding domain-containing protein 4-like, with product MAEEQPDEALKTPISSSASKSLKRKGSPLRLVDTYAAQCVKCFKWRVITSVEEYEDIRNKVSVVPFVCARKSGVSCEDPADIENDGSQTWAIDKPGIPKTPEGFKRILVLRRDYSKMDVYYVTPTKKRLKCHSEVAAFLEANPGHEGVSPSDFNFITPKVVEDTIPDYIVRKGSADGNSNKRVEETKDAVPSGSGDTIPDYIVRKDLADGNSNNRVEETKDTVQSGSSNKREEETKDTVQSGSGDNPESAVSQ from the exons ATGGCGGAGGAACAACCCGACGAAGCTCTGAAAACCCCGATATCGTCGTCGGCGTCTAAG TCACTGAAGAGAAAGGGTTCTCCATTGCGTTTGGTTGATACGTATGCTGCTCAATGTGTAAAATGCTTTAAATGGAGGGTGATCACTTCAGTGGAGGAGTATGAAGACATCAGAAATAAAGTCTCCGTGGTACCATTTGTCTGTGCTAGAAAATCTGGTGTGTCCTGTGAGGACCCTGCTGACATAGAAAATGATGGCTCTCAAACGTGGGCCATTGACAAGCCTGGCATTCCCAAGACTCCTGAGGGCTTTAAGAGAATCTTGGTGCTCAGAAGAGATTACTCTAAAATGGATGTTTACTATGTTACTCCAACGAAGAAGCGACTGAAATGTCATAGTGAAGTAGCAGCATTTCTAGAAGCAAATCCGGGTCATGAAGGCGTGTCTCCTAGCGATTTCAATTTTATAACCCCTAAGGTTGTGGAAGACACTATTCCCGACTACATTGTGAGAAAGGGTTCGGCTGATGGTAACTCTAATAAAAGAGTTGAAGAAACAAAGGATGCTGTACCATCTGGCAGCGGCGACACTATTCCTGACTACATTGTGAGAAAGGATTTGGCTGATGGTAACTCTAATAACAGAGTTGAAGAAACAAAGGATACCGTGCAATCTGGCAGCTCTAataaaagagaggaagaaacaAAGGATACTGTACAATCTGGCAGCGGTGACAATCCAGAGTCAGCAGTATCCCAATGA
- the LOC119982087 gene encoding uncharacterized protein LOC119982087 has product MLRLLHKTLLRRLRWTIRRRSSPKVLIKKFGKSNCQHQNDHQSSTINGSSATVFPNNDHQQLSGLKSIRLATFNAALFSMAPAVPNKSKNLDYEEENDFGKADNVKLRAKSMNNHRCRPKSILKQSTLHPMNGTDNQNQNPTKQQKFAKSKLRVSINLPDNEISLLRGKAPMRRAASSVGFSRERQDVFGGDGDRFRSTRTVVEVLRELDADILALQDVKAEEEKAMEPLSDLAAALGMNYVFAESWAPEYGNAVLSKWPIKRWEAQKIFDYTDFRNVLKATIDVPQVGEVNFNCTHLDHLDENWRMKQINAIIQSNDGPHILAGGLNSLDESDYSSERWTNIVKYYEEIGKPTPKVEVMRFLKSKQYTDSKEFAGECEPVVMIAKGQSVQGTCKYGTRVDYIVASPNSPYKFVPGSYSVLSSKGTSDHHIVKVDVVKLADENNNNNNAQENVTRKRKQPRQKVVKITNNSSSSSKGIWKTTR; this is encoded by the exons ATGCTCAGACTCCTCCACAAGACACTCCTCCGCCGCCTCCGGTGGACGATCCGCCGCCGGTCAAGTCCCAAGGTCCTCATCAAGAAGTTTGGGAAATCCAATTGCCAACATCAAAATGATCATCAGTCGAGCACCATTAATGGGTCTTCTGCAACTGTTTTTCCCAACAATGATCATCAACAATTGAGCGGTCTCAAATCTATACGTTTAGCAACATTTAATGCTGCCCTCTTCTCCATGGCACCCGCAGTGCCTAACAAGTCAAAGAATCTTGActatgaagaagaaaatgattttggaaAAGCCGATAATGTCAAATTAAGAGCCAAGTCCATGAATAATCATCGCTGTCGTCCGAAGAGTATACTAAAACAATCTACTCTGCATCCGATGAATGGCACAGACAACCAGAATCAAAATCCCACAAAGCAACAAAAGTTTGCAAAATCAAAGCTGAGGGTGTCGATCAATTTACCAGACAATGAGATTTCATTGCTGAGAGGTAAGGCTCCCATGAGAAGAGCAGCAAGCAGTGTAGGGTTTTCCAGGGAGAGACAAGACGTGTTTGGTGGTGATGGAGATCGGTTTAGGAGTACAAGGACAGTTGTTGAAGTGTTGAGAGAGTTGGATGCTGATATTTTGGCTCTGCAAGATGTGAAAGCAGAGGAAGAGAAAGCTATGGAGCCTTTATCAGATTTGGCCGCTGCTTTGGGGATGAATTATGTGTTTGCAGAAAGTTGGGCTCCTGAGTATGGCAATGCTGTGCTCTCTAAGTGGCCGATTAAGCGATGGGAGGCGCAGAAAATCTTCGACTACACCGATTTCAG GAATGTCCTTAAGGCCACAATTGATGTCCCACAAGTAGGAGAAGTCAATTTCAACTGCACTCACCTTGATCATCTTGATGAGAACTGGAGAATGAAGCAGATTAATGCAATCATCCAATCCAACGACGGTCCTCACATTTTGGCCGGCGGTCTCAATTCCCTCGATGAATCTGACTACTCCTCGGAGCGATGGACTAACATcgtaaag TATTATGAGGAGATAGGGAAGCCAACACCAAAGGTTGAAGTGATGAGGTTCTTGAAGAGCAAGCAATACACTGATTCTAAGGAATTTGCAGGGGAATGTGAACCAGTAGTCATGATAGCCAAAGGCCAAA GTGTGCAAGGGACATGCAAGTATGGGACAAGAGTGGATTACATAGTGGCATCCCCGAATTCCCCATACAAGTTTGTTCCAGGGTCATACTCAGTGCTTTCTTCAAAAGGGACTTCTGATCATCACATTGTGAAAGTTGATGTAGTAAAATTAGCAGacgaaaacaacaacaacaacaatgctCAAGAAAATGTGACCAGAAAGCGAAAGCAACCGAGACAGAAAGTTGTAAAGATAACAAACAACtcctcttcatcatcaaaaggtatttggaaaacaacaagatgA